The Pelobates fuscus isolate aPelFus1 chromosome 2, aPelFus1.pri, whole genome shotgun sequence genome has a segment encoding these proteins:
- the LOC134585980 gene encoding GTP cyclohydrolase 1-like: MELIDGHVNGEVNGNYIDHYNGVAADMKKVLKLRKHSQSKTENEELLVLEDAYSNILSELGEDPEREGLLKTPSRAAKAMKFLTKGYKESIYDILNNAIFDEDHDEIVIVKDIDVFSLCEHHLVPFFGKVHIGYLPNKKVVGLSKLARIVEIFSRRLQVQERLTKQIALAINEALQPMGVAVVMEASHMCMVMRGVQKMNSKTVTSTMHGIFRDDPKTRDEFLSLIKK, translated from the exons ATGGAACTCATTGATGGCCATGTGAATGGAGAGGTCAATGGTAATTATATTGACCACTACAATGGGGTGGCAGCAGACATGAAGAAGGTTTTAAAGTTGCGCAAACACAGTCAGAGCAAAACTGAAAATGAGGAGCTGCTGGTTTTGGAAGATGCATACAGTAATATCCTGAGTGAGCTGGGAGAGGACCCCGAGAGGGAAGGTCTTCTCAAGACACCCAGTAGAGCAGCCAAGGCAATGAAATTCCTCACCAAGGGATACAAGGAAAGCATCTATG ATATACTCAACAATGCTATATTTGATGAGGACCATGATGAGATAGTTATCGTAAAAGATATTGACGTATTTTCGCTCTGTGAACATCACCTCGTACCATTTTTTGGAAAG GTACACATTGGATATTTACCAAACAAAAAGGTTGTTGGATTGAGCAAACTGGCAAG gATTGTTGAAATCTTTAGTCGAAGGCTGCAAG TTCAAGAGAGGCTGACAAAACAAATTGCATTAGCAATCAACGAGGCTCTGCAGCCAATGGGAGTTGCTGTGGTCATGGAAGCTTC GCACATGTGCATGGTAATGAGAGGGGTACAGAAGATGAATAGCAAAACTGTGACAAGCACAATGCATGGGATTTTCAGAGATGATCCCAAGACAAGGGATGAATTCCTATCACTCATCAAgaaataa